The nucleotide window ACATGAGCAAGGTTATTGCTCGGAGCGGAGGTCTCTCCAATCATCGCTCGGCCGTCTGCAAACGCCTCCACAGTCGGGCCCAGAAAGTGCTCGATAGGCTTGTTAGACTGATCATTTTTTGCTGGTTGACTGACAGCAACCCCGAAGCTCTCAGGCGTCAAGAGGCTGGCTGATGGGAAGAGTCGCCTCTATAGATACATCAATTAGCGTCCAAATGAGCTGACTGGCATGTATTTCACGTACAATCTGTGCATATGTCGGCGGAAATTTTCGGTCTGGGGTGCTTCTGTACTCCGTTATGCCACCTCGGCGGTCCTGGATGAGCATATATACCTTGGCGTCGGCCAAGAGAGCGTAGTCGTGAAGACCCTGGGTAAGACGGTCTTTTCGTCGCTTAAGCCGTTCCTGAAGGTTTTTGActcgttttctttcctgctctTGCTCCCGCTTTGAGGCCATTGGATCTATCCATGCAGCATTCCAGTCCTGCGTGCTGATCTGGAACCACCTGCCGGCAGCGGGAGTTCTTTGACTATTATGGCTTTTAGCCAGAGTCACTCAGCTCCTAGAGCTGATCTCTAAGAGTGGCATTCGCGCACTAAAAGCAATGTCTCTGACGCGTTCCCCACGCTAGCCGTAGGACGGTCTGATAGTGATCAGCACACAAAGTCTGGTAGCTTTAGTGATTGTGGATATCGCGGAATATACATCTGTTTCCCGGATTGAACATGGATAT belongs to Aspergillus luchuensis IFO 4308 DNA, chromosome 3, nearly complete sequence and includes:
- a CDS encoding uncharacterized protein (InterPro:IPR036879;~go_function: GO:0003677 - DNA binding [Evidence IEA];~go_function: GO:0046983 - protein dimerization activity [Evidence IEA]): MASKREQEQERKRVKNLQERLKRRKDRLTQGLHDYALLADAKVYMLIQDRRGGITEYRSTPDRKFPPTYAQIRRLFPSASLLTPESFGVAVSQPAKNDQSNKPIEHFLGPTVEAFADGRAMIGETSAPSNNLAHVLPEPTLQVGPTSMPLLTETDVQSYFTYTEC